The following coding sequences lie in one Arachis hypogaea cultivar Tifrunner chromosome 4, arahy.Tifrunner.gnm2.J5K5, whole genome shotgun sequence genomic window:
- the LOC112796742 gene encoding U-box domain-containing protein 11 isoform X2, whose amino-acid sequence MAGEVVGDRTLELLAIVHDIAGMCVGAVGTGSSAASDGDGGGGAASWSFDVVVALQSAKRLLSVARNFRSNCSSDGAAKTIIFQFQSVTWKLEKLLSNLPYDHLEISEEVREQVDLVRTQLRRATDKYGFMISQMPSYKLSEPLAQEISQVPGRTTSGLHKQHSCPENLSELDKIRTNDGGEVCSRHQGVSRLERARSIPTMSEISLTNVTDTESEENSESKSPPEVKKSEGVLIPEDFLCPISLELMRDPVIVATGQTYERSYIQRWIDCGNTTCPKTQQKLQHLTLTPNYVLRSLISQWCIQHNIEQPTGLTNGKIKKSDGSFIDVTGDIAAIEVLVRKLSSRSVEDCRAAVTEIRSLSKRSTDNRILIAEAGAIPLLVNLLKSEDVLTQDNVVTSILNLSIYENNKGLIMLAGAIPSIVQVLRTGTMEARENAAATLFSLSLADENKIIIGASGAIPALVELLQNGSPRGKKDAATALFNLCIYQGNKGRAIRAGIITALLKMLTDSSKSMVDEALTIMSVLASHQEAKVAIVKASTIPVLIDLLRTGLPRNKENVAAILLALCKRDTENLASLSRLGAVIPLTELSRSGTERAKRKATSLLEHLRMLQQV is encoded by the exons ATGGCCGGCGAAGTTGTCGGAGACCGGACGCTGGAGCTTCTTGCCATCGTCCACGACATCGCCGGCATGTGTGTCGGAGCCGTTGGGACCGGGTCCT ctgctGCTTCTGATggcgatggtggtggtggtgctgctTCTTGGTCGTTTGATGTGGTGGTGGCGCTTCAATCGGCGAAGCGTTTGCTTTCGGTGGCGAGGAACTTCCGTTCCAATTGCTCTTCT GATGGAGCTGCCAAGACCATTATCTTCCAATTTCAGAGTGTGACATGGAAATTGGAAAAACTACTAAGCAACTTACCATATGATCATTTAGAAATTTCAGAAGAAGTCAGAGAACAG GTGGACTTAGTCAGAACACAATTAAGACGGGCCACGGATAAATACGGGTTTATGATTTCACAAATGCCATCATATAAATTATCTGAGCCACTTGCTCAAGAAATCAGTCAGGTTCCTGGTAGAACCACGAGTGGATTGCATAAACAACACAGCTGTCCTGAAAACTTATCAGAATTAGACAAAATCCGTACAAACGATGGAGGGGAAGTTTGCAGCAGACATCAGGGAGTTTCTCGCTTAGAAAGAGCCAGGAGCATCCCTACCATGTCTGAGATCTCCTTAACAAATGTTACTGATACCGAAAGTGAAGAAAACTCCGAGAGTAAGAGCCCACCTGAGGTTAAAAAGTCTGAAGGAGTTCTAATTCCCGAAGACTTTCTTTGCCCTATATCCTTGGAACTAATGAGGGATCCGGTTATTGTTGCCACCGGTCAG ACGTATGAGAGATCTTACATACAGAGATGGATAGATTGTGGAAATACAACATGTCCTAAAACCCAGCAGAAGCTCCAGCATTTGACACTTACGCCAAACTATGTTTTAAGGAGCCTTATTTCTCAGTGGTGTATACAGCACAACATTGAACAGCCAACAGGACTAACTAATGGAAAAATAAAGAAGAGTGACGGATCGTTCATAGATGTCACAGGTGACATAGCGGCAATCGAAGTCCTGGTACGGAAGCTCTCCAGCCGGTCTGTCGAGGATTGTAGAGCAGCCGTAACTGAAATTCGATCACTCTCCAAACGTAGCACGGACAACAGGATACTGATTGCTGAAGCCGGAGCAATTCCACTTCTAGTCAACCTTTTAAAATCTGAAGATGTATTGACACAGGATAATGTAGTCACTTCGATTCTCAACCTTTCTATATATGAAAACAACAAGGGACTCATAATGCTTGCGGGTGCCATTCCATCCATCGTCCAGGTTCTCCGAACTGGAACCATGGAAGCAAGAGAAAATGCTGCAGCAACCCTCTTCAGCTTGTCACTTGCCGacgagaataaaataataatcggTGCCTCAGGCGCTATACCTGCGTTGGTAGAATTGCTCCAAAATGGGAGCCCAAGAGGGAAGAAAGATGCAGCAACAGCATTGTTCAATTTATGTATTTATCAAGGAAACAAAGGCAGGGCCATTAGGGCAGGGATTATCACAGCACTGTTGAAAATGCTTACAGATTCAAGCAAATCGATGGTGGACGAAGCCCTCACAATAATGTCTGTTCTTGCCAGCCATCAAGAGGCAAAGGTAGCTATAGTTAAAGCCAGCACCATACCAGTTTTAATAGATCTCTTGAGGACCGGATTGCCTCGCAACAAAGAGAATGTGGCCGCCATTTTACTTGCATTGTGCAAGAGGGATACTGAAAATCTTGCTTCTTTAAGTAGACTTGGTGCTGTCATACCTCTTACCGAACTTTCAAGGAGCGGTACAGAGAGGGCAAAGAGGAAAGCTACTTCATTATTGGAGCATCTTCGTATGTTGCAGCAGGTTTGA
- the LOC112796742 gene encoding U-box domain-containing protein 11 isoform X1 encodes MAGEVVGDRTLELLAIVHDIAGMCVGAVGTGSSAAAAAPTPPLPAAIAGDGTFRKDCTDLVRRISLLTHLFEEIKELNKVADSASSSSSESGGGGAAASDGDGGGGAASWSFDVVVALQSAKRLLSVARNFRSNCSSDGAAKTIIFQFQSVTWKLEKLLSNLPYDHLEISEEVREQVDLVRTQLRRATDKYGFMISQMPSYKLSEPLAQEISQVPGRTTSGLHKQHSCPENLSELDKIRTNDGGEVCSRHQGVSRLERARSIPTMSEISLTNVTDTESEENSESKSPPEVKKSEGVLIPEDFLCPISLELMRDPVIVATGQTYERSYIQRWIDCGNTTCPKTQQKLQHLTLTPNYVLRSLISQWCIQHNIEQPTGLTNGKIKKSDGSFIDVTGDIAAIEVLVRKLSSRSVEDCRAAVTEIRSLSKRSTDNRILIAEAGAIPLLVNLLKSEDVLTQDNVVTSILNLSIYENNKGLIMLAGAIPSIVQVLRTGTMEARENAAATLFSLSLADENKIIIGASGAIPALVELLQNGSPRGKKDAATALFNLCIYQGNKGRAIRAGIITALLKMLTDSSKSMVDEALTIMSVLASHQEAKVAIVKASTIPVLIDLLRTGLPRNKENVAAILLALCKRDTENLASLSRLGAVIPLTELSRSGTERAKRKATSLLEHLRMLQQV; translated from the exons ATGGCCGGCGAAGTTGTCGGAGACCGGACGCTGGAGCTTCTTGCCATCGTCCACGACATCGCCGGCATGTGTGTCGGAGCCGTTGGGACCGGGTCCTCTGCCGCCGCAGCAGCACCCACACCACCACTTCCCGCCGCCATTGCTGGCGACGGCACCTTCAGGAAGGACTGCACCGATCTGGTGCGACGGATCTCTCTCCTCACGCACCTGTTCGAGGAGATTAAGGAGCTCAACAAGGTTGCCGACTCTGCTTCGAGTTCTTCTTCtgaaagtggtggtggtggtgctgctGCTTCTGATggcgatggtggtggtggtgctgctTCTTGGTCGTTTGATGTGGTGGTGGCGCTTCAATCGGCGAAGCGTTTGCTTTCGGTGGCGAGGAACTTCCGTTCCAATTGCTCTTCT GATGGAGCTGCCAAGACCATTATCTTCCAATTTCAGAGTGTGACATGGAAATTGGAAAAACTACTAAGCAACTTACCATATGATCATTTAGAAATTTCAGAAGAAGTCAGAGAACAG GTGGACTTAGTCAGAACACAATTAAGACGGGCCACGGATAAATACGGGTTTATGATTTCACAAATGCCATCATATAAATTATCTGAGCCACTTGCTCAAGAAATCAGTCAGGTTCCTGGTAGAACCACGAGTGGATTGCATAAACAACACAGCTGTCCTGAAAACTTATCAGAATTAGACAAAATCCGTACAAACGATGGAGGGGAAGTTTGCAGCAGACATCAGGGAGTTTCTCGCTTAGAAAGAGCCAGGAGCATCCCTACCATGTCTGAGATCTCCTTAACAAATGTTACTGATACCGAAAGTGAAGAAAACTCCGAGAGTAAGAGCCCACCTGAGGTTAAAAAGTCTGAAGGAGTTCTAATTCCCGAAGACTTTCTTTGCCCTATATCCTTGGAACTAATGAGGGATCCGGTTATTGTTGCCACCGGTCAG ACGTATGAGAGATCTTACATACAGAGATGGATAGATTGTGGAAATACAACATGTCCTAAAACCCAGCAGAAGCTCCAGCATTTGACACTTACGCCAAACTATGTTTTAAGGAGCCTTATTTCTCAGTGGTGTATACAGCACAACATTGAACAGCCAACAGGACTAACTAATGGAAAAATAAAGAAGAGTGACGGATCGTTCATAGATGTCACAGGTGACATAGCGGCAATCGAAGTCCTGGTACGGAAGCTCTCCAGCCGGTCTGTCGAGGATTGTAGAGCAGCCGTAACTGAAATTCGATCACTCTCCAAACGTAGCACGGACAACAGGATACTGATTGCTGAAGCCGGAGCAATTCCACTTCTAGTCAACCTTTTAAAATCTGAAGATGTATTGACACAGGATAATGTAGTCACTTCGATTCTCAACCTTTCTATATATGAAAACAACAAGGGACTCATAATGCTTGCGGGTGCCATTCCATCCATCGTCCAGGTTCTCCGAACTGGAACCATGGAAGCAAGAGAAAATGCTGCAGCAACCCTCTTCAGCTTGTCACTTGCCGacgagaataaaataataatcggTGCCTCAGGCGCTATACCTGCGTTGGTAGAATTGCTCCAAAATGGGAGCCCAAGAGGGAAGAAAGATGCAGCAACAGCATTGTTCAATTTATGTATTTATCAAGGAAACAAAGGCAGGGCCATTAGGGCAGGGATTATCACAGCACTGTTGAAAATGCTTACAGATTCAAGCAAATCGATGGTGGACGAAGCCCTCACAATAATGTCTGTTCTTGCCAGCCATCAAGAGGCAAAGGTAGCTATAGTTAAAGCCAGCACCATACCAGTTTTAATAGATCTCTTGAGGACCGGATTGCCTCGCAACAAAGAGAATGTGGCCGCCATTTTACTTGCATTGTGCAAGAGGGATACTGAAAATCTTGCTTCTTTAAGTAGACTTGGTGCTGTCATACCTCTTACCGAACTTTCAAGGAGCGGTACAGAGAGGGCAAAGAGGAAAGCTACTTCATTATTGGAGCATCTTCGTATGTTGCAGCAGGTTTGA